From one Brachypodium distachyon strain Bd21 chromosome 4, Brachypodium_distachyon_v3.0, whole genome shotgun sequence genomic stretch:
- the LOC100824928 gene encoding 4-hydroxyphenylpyruvate dioxygenase, which yields MMNAAVHTQYQALASSAFHTHLLPSSKLSSIRSRPRLARRLPIQALKTTHRPNAVATVVAPLERSSSSAASGLTILPSTVDNRLRVIDFHHAEFWCADAASAAARFSSGLGVPVAARSDLSMGNTVHASHLLRSSSPGSSIALLFTAPYADAASSSSSSSSSSTVPSFSADAARAFTAAHGGLAVRTVAVRVADAAEAYHASVEAGARPAFAPVDLGHGFLFAEVELYGDSVLRFVSYPDDTEVPFLPGFENLVSSSSKASEEDYGLTRFDHIVGNVPDLGEVANYIAGFTGFHRFFEFTTEEVGTEESGLNGVVLSEGFDTVLLTVIEPAHGTKRRSQVQTYLDHHGGPGVQHLAMASDDLLATLRKIRARPASMGGFEFLPTPPPSYYDGVRRRIGDVLSEAQIKECEELGVMVDRGDDDGVVLQIFTKPVGDRPTLLLEFIQRIGCMGKDENGKQRGACGGFARGNTTDFIKAYEDYDKTLDAPAPSQTN from the exons ATGATGAATGCCGCTGTCCACACCCAGTACCAGGCTCTGGCCTCCTCCGCTTTCCACACCCACCTTCTCCCCAGCTCTAAGCTCTCCAGCATCCGATCACGCCCACGGCTGGCACGGCGGCTTCCAATCCAAGCCCTCAAGACAACCCACCGGCCCAACGCCGTCGCCACTGTTGTCGCCCCCCTGGAGCGATCATCATCATCCGCCGCATCCGGATTGACGATCCTCCCCAGCACCGTCGACAACCGCTTGCGCGTGATCGACTTCCACCACGCGGAGTTCTGGTGCGCCgatgccgcctccgccgcggcccgcTTCTCCTCCGGCCTCGGCGTGCCGGTCGCCGCACGCTCTGACCTCTCCATGGGGAACACCGTCCACGCCTCCCACCTCCTCCGTTCGTCGTCCCCGGGCAGCTCTATCGCCTTACTCTTCACCGCGCCCtacgccgacgccgcctcgtcttcctcttcgtcCTCATCCTCATCCACCGTGCCCTCCTTCTCCGCCGACGCCGCACGCGCCTTCACCGCGGCGCACGGCGGCCTCGCGGTGCGCACCGTGGCCGTCCGGGTGGCCGATGCCGCCGAGGCCTACCACGCGAGCGTCGAAGCCGGGGCGCGCCCGGCTTTCGCCCCTGTCGATCTCGGCCATGGGTTTCTTTTTGCGGAGGTGGAGCTCTACGGAGACTCCGTCCTCCGCTTCGTGAGCTACCCGGACGACACGGAGGTACCCTTCCTGCCAGGTTTCGAGAACTTAGTGTCTTCGAGCTCAAAGGCTTCGGAGGAGGACTACGGGCTCACGCGGTTCGACCACATCGTCGGCAACGTGCCAGACCTAGGCGAAGTGGCCAACTACATCGCCGGCTTCACGGGGTTCCACCGGTTCTTCGAGTTCACCACGGAGGAGGTCGGCACGGAGGAGAGCGGGCTCAATGGCGTGGTCCTCAGCGAGGGCTTCGACACCGTGCTGCTCACCGTCATCGAGCCGGCGCACGGCACCAAGCGCCGGAGCCAGGTGCAGACGTACCTGGACCACCATGGTGGCCCCGGGGTGCAGCACCTGGCCATGGCCAGCGACGACCTGCTCGCCACGCTCAGGAAGATCCGGGCCCGGCCGGCGTCCATGGGCGGGTTTGAGTTCctcccgacgccgccgcccagctACTACGACGGCGTGAGGCGGCGCATCGGGGACGTGCTGTCGGAAGCGCAGATCAAGGAGTGCGAGGAGCTGGGCGTGATGGTGGACAGAGGAGATGACGATGGAGTTGTGCTCCAGATCTTTACAAAGCCCGTAGGAGACAG GCCAACCCTACTGTTGGAGTTTATCCAAAGGATCGGTTGCATGGGCAAGGACGAGAACGGGAAGCAGAGGGGTGCCTGCGGCGGCTTTGCGAGGGGCAACACCACTGATTTCATCAAGGCCTACGAGGACTATGACAAGACCCTTGATGCTCCTGCACCTTcccaaacaaattaa